In one Zobellia galactanivorans genomic region, the following are encoded:
- a CDS encoding alpha/beta hydrolase, with the protein MKMIKNLILCVFSMVMTMAFGQEAYVLKKNIPYYPEAIRSQDAYVKERCKLDVYYPKDLVNAPVVVWFHGGGLKNGEKNIPEGLEEKGIVVVAVNYRMHPKVKHPVYIEDAAAAVAWVFKNISVYHGSADKIVVSGHSAGGYLASMVGLDKSYLGKHGIDADKIAGLAPLSGHTITHMTIREEMGIKETQPIVDKFSPLFHVRKDAPPMLLITGNRELELLGRYEEVAYFYRMMKVVGHTDAVLMELDGYGHLMVYPALPLLVNFVKEKSEG; encoded by the coding sequence ATGAAGATGATTAAAAACCTTATTCTTTGCGTCTTCTCTATGGTCATGACCATGGCTTTTGGCCAAGAGGCGTATGTGCTGAAAAAGAACATTCCTTATTACCCCGAAGCTATCCGTTCTCAAGATGCCTATGTGAAAGAACGGTGCAAGTTAGATGTATACTATCCGAAAGATTTGGTCAATGCTCCGGTAGTGGTTTGGTTTCATGGAGGGGGACTCAAAAATGGAGAAAAGAATATCCCTGAGGGGTTGGAGGAAAAAGGTATTGTTGTGGTAGCGGTCAATTATCGTATGCACCCGAAAGTGAAACATCCGGTTTATATTGAAGACGCCGCGGCGGCAGTGGCTTGGGTATTCAAGAATATTTCTGTCTATCACGGGAGTGCTGATAAAATAGTGGTATCAGGCCATTCGGCCGGCGGATATCTCGCCAGTATGGTGGGACTGGATAAGTCGTATCTCGGAAAACACGGGATAGACGCCGATAAAATTGCGGGCTTGGCACCTTTGAGCGGACATACCATAACCCATATGACCATTCGTGAAGAAATGGGAATAAAGGAAACACAGCCCATCGTGGATAAATTTTCTCCCCTGTTCCACGTACGGAAAGATGCTCCCCCAATGTTATTGATTACGGGCAACCGTGAGTTAGAGCTCTTGGGGCGATATGAAGAAGTAGCCTACTTCTATAGAATGATGAAGGTTGTTGGGCACACCGATGCCGTGTTGATGGAGCTTGACGGCTATGGTCACCTTATGGTTTATCCGGCACTGCCTTTGCTTGTAAATTTTGTAAAGGAAAAATCAGAAGGGTAA